In Chrysemys picta bellii isolate R12L10 chromosome 3, ASM1138683v2, whole genome shotgun sequence, a single genomic region encodes these proteins:
- the LOC135982342 gene encoding myb/SANT-like DNA-binding domain-containing protein 2 — MQADNRKRAPAWTVREVLDLIAVWGEDSVLAELRSKRRNAKIFEKISKGMMERGHNRDSDQCRVKVKELRQAYQKTKEANGRSGSEPRTCRYYAELHAILGGAATTNPPVFVDSGSGIVSTPEDSADGVEEEEEEEDELAESTQHSILPNSQDLFITLTEVPSQASQASQASTQDSDPMEGTSAAANSSSLPPPSRRLSQIRRRKKKTREEMFSEIMQSSRSDRAHLNEWKETVSKYRKEVSEREERRDQREDMRDQREERRDQREERRDARDERWRQEDQRMKEATLGLLQRLVEVQERLLENRLPLQPLFHPPPSPCSVSSSPRRVRTRGGRLRTPSHSTPVDSPSKRLSFF, encoded by the exons atgcaggctgataatcgaaaaagagcaccagcatggaccgtgagggaggtactggatctgatcgctgtatggggagaggattcagtgcttgcagaacttcgttctaaaagacgaaatgcaaaaatttttgaaaaaatctccaagggcatgatggagagaggccacaatagggactcagatcagtgccgcgtgaaagtcaaggaactcagacaagcctatcagaaaacaaaggaggcaaacggtcgctccgggtcagagccgcggacatgccgctactacgccgagctgcatgcaattctagggggggctgccaccactaacccacctgtgttcgtggattctgggtcggggatagtctcgacgcctgaggattctgccgatggggtagaggaggaggaggaggaggaggatgagcttgcagagagcacacagcactccattctccccaacagccaggatctttttatcaccctgactgaagtaccctcccaagcctcccaagcctcccaagccagtacccaagactctgaccccatggaaggcacctcag cagctgcaaattcctcaagcctccctcctccatcccgaaggttatcacagataaggcgtcgtaagaagaagacgcgagaagagatgttttctgaaattatgcaatccagcaggagtgacagagctcatctgaatgagtggaaggaaacagtttcaaagtataggaaagaagtcagtgaacgtgaggagaggagggaccaacgtgaggacatgagggaccaacgtgaggagaggagagaccaacgtgaggagaggagagacgctcgagatgagaggtggcgtcaggaagaccagaggatgaaggaagcaacgctggggctgctccagcgtctggtggaggttcaggaacggctgctggaaaacagactgccgcttcagcccctgttccaccctcccccctccccatgttccgtatcctcctcacccagacgtgtaagaacgcggggggggaggctccgtacaccttcccattccaccccagtagacagcccaagcaaaaggctgtcatttttttaa